The Malus domestica chromosome 10, GDT2T_hap1 genome contains a region encoding:
- the LOC103404187 gene encoding disease resistance protein RPV1-like → MKENMHDSDLLLYDFDQHPDWLLGADGYEGISRELRSNYLDVAIHPVGIDSRVQVISNFLDVEGSNDVRIIGILGMGGLGKTTVAKAVFKKHHHSFDGASFLPNVREDKKLVHSQNKLLSDILSLGNMKVLKVNEGTKEIIRRLGDKRVLVIVNDVDRDAQLDALGINHYSFGPGSRIIITTRDRHLLEMLNVDVIYIVQEMNKEEALELLSWHAFGKSYPNEEYVELSRKAVGYCAGLPLALEVLGSYLCTKSKSEWETVLDKWKRHPPREIQGILKISYDGLTDDLVKDVFLNIGCFFIGMNKNYVTTILDGCDLYPEKGIRELQDQCLVTVDTEGNLMMHDLIRDMAREIVHAQCRYHPGERSRLWHHVDVIDVLAKQSGTEDVEGLALDMKESGERSFSTEAFRKMRRLRLLKLNYVNVTGSHSNLSKELRWLCWHGFPLKVIPEDFDQPNLVAIDLNYSKLIRVWEDTDVLLKNLKIINLSHSHYLTESPDLSKVPNLEKLILVNCVRLSKIHPSIGHLERLSLVNLEDCKTLQYFPGDFCKSKSVETLILKGCTGFIKLKDKGEMVSSTTPQASHTMTRKLPSSIAGLKNLRSVLLSLHGLNSLTLLDLGNCGLTDDAIPKDLGSLFSLEILELAGNLFYSLPSLSRLSKLKMLDLSFCMCLHEIPNLPTNLEILRANQCIALEKMPNFSEMSSMVELHLNCSPELTEILGLHKSLNTMRRIHMEGCTDLTAAFRKNIIQGWTSCGHGGIFLNGVYDNPEWFQFVGIHESNGVHFKVPQIIGRNF, encoded by the exons ATGAAGGAAAATATGCATGATTCAGACTTGCTTCTATACGATTTTGACCAACATCCGGATTGGTTATTGGGTGCTGATGG GTATGAAGGAATCAGTAGAGAACTGAGAAGCAATTACTTGGACGTAGCCATACACCCAGTTGGAATAGATTCTCGCGTTCAAGTAATCAGTAATTTTTTAGACGTTGAAGGATCAAATGATGTCCGTATCATTGGAATCTTGGGTATGGGCGGACTGGGTAAAACAACGGTTGCAAAAGCCGTTTTCAAGAAACATCATCATAGTTTTGATGGTGCAAGCTTCCTTCCAAATGTGAGAGAAGATAAGAAACTGGTTCATTCACAGAACAAACTTCTTTCTGATATATTGAGTTTGGGAAACATGAAGGTTCTTAAGGTCAATGAAGGGACCAAGGAGATTATAAGAAGACTTGGCGACAAAAGAGTGCTTGTCATAGTAAATGATGTAGACCGCGATGCACAGTTAGATGCATTAGGTATAAATCATTACTCATTTGGTCCAGGAAGTAGAATTATCATAACAACAAGAGATCGACATTTGCTAGAGATGCTTAATGTGGATGTGATATATATTGTGCAAGAAATGAATAAAGAAGAAGCTCTTGAGCTACTTAGTTGGCATGCCTTTGGTAAGAGTTATCCTAATGAAGAGTATGTTGAGCTCTCAAGAAAAGCTGTTGGCTACTGTGCAGGATTACCACTAGCACTAGAAGTCTTAGGTTCTTATCTGTGTACAAAAAGCAAAAGTGAATGGGAAACTGTACTGGATAAATGGAAAAGACATCCTCCTAGGGAGATACAGGGAATACTTAAAATAAGTTATGATGGGCTAACTGATGACCTTGTGAAGGATGTATTCCTGAATATAGGCTGTTTCTTTATTGGAATGAACAAGAACTATGTCACGACAATATTGGATGGCTGTGACTTATATCCAGAAAAAGGAATTCGAGAACTCCAAGATCAGTGCCTTGTAACTGTTGATACAGAAGGCAATCTCATGATGCATGACTTGATTCGAGACATGGCCAGAGAAATCGTACATGCACAATGCCGTTACCATCCAGGAGAACGTAGTAGGTTGTGGCATCATGTGGATGTAATAGACGTATTGGCGAAACAATCT GGAACGGAAGACGTTGAAGGACTCGCTTTAGATATGAAAGAGTCTGGCGAGCGTAGCTTCAGTACAGAAGCATTTAGAAAGATGCGACGTCTGAGATTGCTCAAACTCAATTATGTAAATGTTACCGGAAGTCACAGCAATCTTTCAAAAGAGTTAAGATGGTTGTGTTGGCATGGATTTCCTCTGAAGGTCATACCTGAAGATTTCGATCAACCAAACCTAGTTGCTATTGACCTGAACTATAGCAAACTCATACGAGTTTGGGAGGATACTGACGTG CTGCTCAAGAATCTGAAAATCATCAATCTCAGTCATTCCCATTACCTAACAGAATCACCAGATCTTTCCAAAGTCCCAAATCTTGAAAAACTGATATTGGTAAACTGTGTAAGATTGTCTAAGATTCACCCATCCATTGGGCATCTTGAAAGACTTTCGTTGGTAAATCTTGAAGACTGCAAAACGCTTCAGTATTTTCCAGGGGATTTCTGTAAGTCAAAATCAGTTGAGACTCTTATTCTTAAAGGCTGTACAGGATTTATAAAACTGAAGGACAAGGGGGAGATGGTATCATCGACAACACCTCAAGCAAGCCATACAATGACAAGGAAATTACCATCCTCGATAGCAGGATTGAAGAACCTGAGATCTGTGCTCCTTTCATTGCATGGCTTAAATTCTTTGACACTTTTAGATCTTGGAAACTGCGGTTTAACTGATGATGCAATCCCTAAGGATCTTGGGAGTCTATTTTCTTTAGAAATATTGGAGCTTGCTGGCAATTTGTTTTATAGCCTACCGAGCCTCAGTCGACTCTCCAAGCTTAAAATGTTAGATTTGAGTTTTTGCATGTGTCTTCATGAAATCCCGAATTTACCAACAAATTTGGAAATCTTGAGAGCGAATCAGTGCATTGCACTTGAAAAAATGCCAAATTTTTCAGAAATGTCGAGTATGGTAGAACTGCATCTGAATTGCTCTCCCGAACTCACTGAGATTCTAGGCTTGCATAAGTCGTTAAACACTATGAGGAGGATTCATATGGAAGGCTGCACCGATCTCACTGCTGCTTTTAGGAAGAACATCAtacag GGATGGACTTCTTGCGGACATGGTGGCATTTTTCTCAATGGAGTTTATGATAATCCAGAGTGGTTCCAGTTTGTTGGTATTCATGAGTCCAATGGTGTTCATTTTAAAGTGCCTCAAATTATTGGTCGTAATTTTTAG
- the LOC108171294 gene encoding disease resistance protein RPV1-like, which yields MASSSEDDRKDDVYLSSGGEDIRRTFTDHLYCSLKDHQFDVFMYGDEYDDKLEESNGAIPEHLIQAIERSKVAVVVISRGYLESLWCLEELVKIMECRKTLGQLFFPIFYDVDPFDVRIQSGSFAQAFQKYEQKINEEKVHLWRKALREAALSLSDGLNLRKTDGHEGNFIRNVISQITGKLSIITSLEVPTNLVGIDSRVRDISKHLDVGGSNDIRTIGILGMCGLGKTTVAKAIFNKHHHNFDGASFLQNVREKKLIDLQEQLLSDILKAAYIGVSCIDEGTKEIEQRLGNRRVLVVIDDLDSVEQIDALDIKPDSFGLGSRIIMTSRNKHLLKILNVDKICPLPAMSEREALELLSWHAFRKNDPDEEYVELSRKAVGYCGGLPLALEVLGFYLRTKSTIEWETVLDKWNRSQPYREIHKRLEISYDGLTDDDVKAIFLDISCFFTGMNKDHVMTVLDGCQFYPEIGIRELQDQCLVTVDKEGNLMMHDLIQGMGREIVHAESPYNPGKRSRLWHNEDITDVLTKQSGTEDIEGLTLDMQESDECSFSSELFRNMQSLRLLKLNNIKLTGSYHNLSKELRWLCWHGFPLEVIPKDFDQPNLVAIDLSYSKLIRVWEDSDLLLEKLKLLNLSHSPNLAKTPDFSRLPNLEEVILNDCESLSEVHSSIGNLERLTLVNLEGCKNLKDLPLNFFNSKSIETLILNSRSRFENLAEGLGKSCQKTADGTPIRQILCLTWPVPSPDKGGGGGRQVVDSRHSMITSNPYENESRTKSR from the exons ATGGCCTCATCCTCCGAAGACGATCGCAAGGACGACGTGTACTTGAGTTCTGGAGGTGAGGACATACGCAGGACCTTCACGGACCACCTCTACTGTTCATTAAAAGACCACCAATTCGACGTCTTCATGTACGGAGACGAGTACGATGACAAACTAGAAGAAAGTAATGGAGCTATACCAGAACATCTGATTCAAGCAATCGAAAGGTCTAAGGTTGCCGTCGTCGTCATCTCAAGAGGGTATCTGGAGTCGTTGTGGTGTCTGGAGGAGCTGGTGAAGATCATGGAGTGCAGAAAAACACTGGGTCAATtattttttccaattttctATGATGTTGATCCCTTTGACGTCCGGATCCAGAGTGGTAGTTTTGCGCAAGCGTTTCAGAAATACGAACAGAAAATTAACGAAGAAAAGGTACATCTCTGGAGAAAGGCTCTTAGGGAAGCTGCACTTTCCCTTTCGGACGGATTAAATTTGAGGAAGACTGACGG GCATGAAGGAAACTTTATCAGGAACGTTATTTCTCAGATCACTGGAAAACTGAGCATCATCACAAGCTTAGAGGTACCCACCAACCTAGTTGGAATAGATTCTCGTGTGCGAGACATTAGTAAGCATTTAGATGTTGGAGGATCAAATGATATTCGCACAATTGGAATTTTGGGTATGTGCGGACTGGGTAAGACAACGGTTGCAAAAGCCATTTTCaacaaacatcatcataatTTTGACGGTGCAAGTTTCCTTCAAAACGTGAGGGAAAAGAAACTGATTGATTTGCAAGAACAACTTCTTTCTGATATCTTGAAAGCAGCCTACATAGGGGTAAGTTGTATCGATGAAGGGACCAAGGAGATAGAACAAAGGTTAGGCAACAGAAGGGTACTTGTCGTAATTGATGATTTAGACAGCGTTGAACAGATAGATGCTTTGGATATAAAACCTGACTCCTTTGGTCTAGGGAGCAGAATCATTATGACTTCAAGAAACAAACATTTGCTGAAGATACTTAATGTGGATAAGATATGTCCTCTGCCAGCAATGAGTGAAAGAGAAGCTCTTGAGCTACTTAGTTGGCATGCCTTTAGAAAGAATGATCCTGATGAAGAGTATGTTGAGCTCTCAAGAAAGGCTGTTGGCTACTGTGGAGGTTTGCCACTAGCACTTGAAGTCTTAGGTTTTTATCTACGTACAAAAAGCACAATTGAATGGGAAACTGTACTGGATAAATGGAATAGATCACAGCCTTATCGAGAAATTCACAAAAGACTTGAAATAAGCTATGATGGGCTAACTGATGATGACGTGAAGGCTATATTCCTTGATATCTCTTGTTTCTTTACTGGAATGAACAAGGACCATGTTATGACAGTACTCGACGGCTGTCAGTTTTATCCAGAAATAGGGATTCGAGAACTTCAAGATCAATGCCTTGTAACTGTTGATAAAGAAGGCAATCTCATGATGCATGATTTGATTCAAGGCATGGGCAGAGAAATCGTGCATGCAGAATCCCCTTACAATCCTGGAAAACGTAGTAGATTGTGGCATAATGAAGATATAACCGACGTATTGACGAAGCAATCT GGAACGGAAGACATTGAAGGACTCACTTTAGATATGCAAGAGTCTGACGAGTGTAGCTTCAGTTCAGAATTATTTAGAAACATGCAGAGTCTGAGATTGCTCAAACTCAATAACATAAAGCTCACTGGAAGTTACCACAATCTTTCCAAAGAGTTAAGATGGTTGTGTTGGCATGGATTTCCTCTGGAGGTCATACCAAAAGATTTTGATCAACCAAACCTAGTTGCTATTGACCTGAGCTATAGCAAACTCATACGAGTTTGGGAGGATTCCGATTTG TTGCTCGAGAAGTTGAAGCTTCTTAATCTCAGTCATTCCCCTAACCTGGCAAAAACACCAGACTTCTCAAGACTCCCAAATCTCGAGGAAGTGATATTGAATGATTGTGAGAGTTTGTCTGAGGTTCACTCATCCATTGGGAATCTTGAAAGACTTACTTTGGTTAATCTTGAAGGCTGCAAAAATCTCAAGGATCTCCCACTGAATTTCTTTAATTCCAAGTCTATTGAAACTCTTATTCTTAACAGCCGttcaagatttgaaaacttGGCTGAAGGCTTGGGAAAGAGTTGCCAGAAGACAGCAGATGGCACACCCATAAGACAAAtactatgtcttacatggccggtcccaagcccggataaaggaggagggggagggcgtcaggtagtcgacagccggcactccatgatcacgtcgaatccttatgaaaatgaatccagaacaaaatcgcgctaa
- the LOC139188506 gene encoding protein SGT1 homolog B-like produces the protein MASDLKKRAKEAFIYGPFELAVASVNPKYRHEFYQKPEEVVVTIFAKGIPAKDVNVDFGEQILSVSIDVAGEDTYYFQPRLFGKIMPEKCRFDVLSTKVEIRLAKAEPLHWTSLEFSEDNSVPLRTKKGTEETGHAEGSQDSALDKLEGSGKQEVEGSALWRQDMLWGVEQDNDLDKL, from the exons ATGGCTTCTGATCTCAAAAAGCGTGCAAAGGAGGCGTTCATCTATGGCCCCTTCGAGTTGGCCGTAGCATCTGTCAACCCAAAGTACAGGCATGAATTCTACCAGAAGCCAGAAGAAGTGGTTGTGACTATATTCGCCAAGGGCATACCAGCCAAAGACGTTAATGTTGACTTTGGTGAACAAATACTAAGTGTTAGCATTGATGTTGCTGGTGAAGATACATATTATTTTCAGCCTCGCTTATTTGGAAAGATAATGCCTGAAAAGTGCAGATTTGACGTTCTGTCCACCAAAGTTGAAATTCGCCTGGCTAAAGCTGAACCATTACACTGGACATCTCTTGAATTCAGCGAGGACAACTCTGTTCCACTAAGG ACGAAAAAGGGCACCGAGGAGACAGGACATGCTGAGGGAAGTCAGGACAGTGCTTTAGACAAACTGGAAGGAAGTGGGAAACAAGAGGTTGAGGGAAGTGCTCTGTGGAGACAAGACATGCTGTGGGGAGTGGAACAGGACAATGACTTAGACAAACTGTAA